From a region of the Narcine bancroftii isolate sNarBan1 chromosome 5, sNarBan1.hap1, whole genome shotgun sequence genome:
- the LOC138762824 gene encoding protein SPO16 homolog isoform X3 yields the protein MATGGAAVASSSLQHHEAILSLTNQHQRIRFSDSVVTGSIIFPISGIAFIIMDVQDFCDRSAETMLMERIEQFVRIHRNSFLLLAAGLFGQKEWDVLFKIQLRFLGSNLKIIPSHNAADVVRSMLTIAKVTCKPHVDSVRDRIAMSRAQIIERSPVWEMLRKRQLNDA from the exons ATGGCGACGGGGGGCGCTGCGGTTGCCAGCTCGAGCCTCCAG CATCACGAAGCTATTCTGTCTTTGACAAATCAGCACCAAAGAATTCGATTCTCTGACTCTGTGGTAACTGGATCAATAATTTTCCCAATTTCTG GCATTGCATTTATTATAATGGATGTTCAAGATTTCTGTGATAGATCTGCAGAAACGATGCTGATGGAGCGCATTGAACAGTTTGTCCGCATTCATCGGAACAGTTTCCTGCTTTTGGCTGCAGGCCTGTTTGGTCAGAAGGAATGGGATGTACTATTTAAAATTCAGCTAAG ATTTCTCGGTAGTAATCTGAAAATCATCCCTTCGCACAATGCTGCTGACGTAGTCAGGAGTATGCTCACTATAGCCAAA GTCACGTGTAAACCACATGTGGATAGTGTTCGTGATCGCATCGCCATGAGTCGAGCTCAGATTATTGAACGTAGTCCTGTCTGGGAGATGCTACGCAAGCGACAATTAAATGATGCATAA
- the LOC138762824 gene encoding protein SPO16 homolog isoform X2: protein MEVHLVSCSRSQCWSCWRDWKDSGGHLWRPGVVVHHEAILSLTNQHQRIRFSDSVVTGSIIFPISDFCDRSAETMLMERIEQFVRIHRNSFLLLAAGLFGQKEWDVLFKIQLRFLGSNLKIIPSHNAADVVRSMLTIAKVTCKPHVDSVRDRIAMSRAQIIERSPVWEMLRKRQLNDA from the exons ATGGAGGTCCATCTTGTATCTTGCAGCAGAAGTCAATGTTGGAGCTGCTGGAGGGATTGGAAGGACTCAGGAGGTCATCTGTGGagaccaggagtggtggtg CATCACGAAGCTATTCTGTCTTTGACAAATCAGCACCAAAGAATTCGATTCTCTGACTCTGTGGTAACTGGATCAATAATTTTCCCAATTTCTG ATTTCTGTGATAGATCTGCAGAAACGATGCTGATGGAGCGCATTGAACAGTTTGTCCGCATTCATCGGAACAGTTTCCTGCTTTTGGCTGCAGGCCTGTTTGGTCAGAAGGAATGGGATGTACTATTTAAAATTCAGCTAAG ATTTCTCGGTAGTAATCTGAAAATCATCCCTTCGCACAATGCTGCTGACGTAGTCAGGAGTATGCTCACTATAGCCAAA GTCACGTGTAAACCACATGTGGATAGTGTTCGTGATCGCATCGCCATGAGTCGAGCTCAGATTATTGAACGTAGTCCTGTCTGGGAGATGCTACGCAAGCGACAATTAAATGATGCATAA
- the LOC138762824 gene encoding protein SPO16 homolog isoform X1, which produces MEVHLVSCSRSQCWSCWRDWKDSGGHLWRPGVVVHHEAILSLTNQHQRIRFSDSVVTGSIIFPISGIAFIIMDVQDFCDRSAETMLMERIEQFVRIHRNSFLLLAAGLFGQKEWDVLFKIQLRFLGSNLKIIPSHNAADVVRSMLTIAKVTCKPHVDSVRDRIAMSRAQIIERSPVWEMLRKRQLNDA; this is translated from the exons ATGGAGGTCCATCTTGTATCTTGCAGCAGAAGTCAATGTTGGAGCTGCTGGAGGGATTGGAAGGACTCAGGAGGTCATCTGTGGagaccaggagtggtggtg CATCACGAAGCTATTCTGTCTTTGACAAATCAGCACCAAAGAATTCGATTCTCTGACTCTGTGGTAACTGGATCAATAATTTTCCCAATTTCTG GCATTGCATTTATTATAATGGATGTTCAAGATTTCTGTGATAGATCTGCAGAAACGATGCTGATGGAGCGCATTGAACAGTTTGTCCGCATTCATCGGAACAGTTTCCTGCTTTTGGCTGCAGGCCTGTTTGGTCAGAAGGAATGGGATGTACTATTTAAAATTCAGCTAAG ATTTCTCGGTAGTAATCTGAAAATCATCCCTTCGCACAATGCTGCTGACGTAGTCAGGAGTATGCTCACTATAGCCAAA GTCACGTGTAAACCACATGTGGATAGTGTTCGTGATCGCATCGCCATGAGTCGAGCTCAGATTATTGAACGTAGTCCTGTCTGGGAGATGCTACGCAAGCGACAATTAAATGATGCATAA